In Solirubrobacterales bacterium, one genomic interval encodes:
- the rpsA gene encoding 30S ribosomal protein S1, producing MVSFEEGDVVNGKVVRIDRDEVLLDIGYKSEGVIPASELSIRKSVDTSEEVELDEEIDALVVTKEDAEGRLILSKKRARFEKAWRKIEAAAENGEPVEGNVIEVVKGGLILDLGIRGFLPASLVDIRRVHDLDEFMSQTLECKVIELNRSRNNVVLSRRAVLEEERKEVRNQILDNLEPGQVVEGKISNIVDFGAFVDLQGIDGLIHISELSWSHVNHPSEVVAIGDTVKIKVLDIDRDRQRISLGLKQTQEDPWQRVVSTYRSGDVLEGVVTKVVSFGAFVEILDGVEGLVHISELADHHVENPNEVVELGATMNVKILEIDEERRRLSLSIKRVEGQNMLLKDLGAALAAHSGTPEEQAVEEFVAEQASVTEETEEAALEAEPETEAEEVEVQAEAGVAEADAAAEEVEVEVAAEAETDEAAEAGEPDSPVEEEAEAEGDGQS from the coding sequence ATGGTCTCCTTCGAGGAGGGCGATGTCGTAAACGGCAAAGTCGTCCGCATCGATCGAGACGAGGTCCTGCTCGACATCGGCTACAAGTCCGAGGGTGTGATCCCCGCATCCGAGCTCTCGATCCGCAAGTCAGTCGACACCTCCGAAGAGGTCGAGCTGGACGAGGAGATCGACGCCCTCGTCGTCACCAAGGAGGACGCCGAAGGTCGGCTGATCCTCTCCAAGAAGCGGGCCCGCTTCGAGAAGGCGTGGCGCAAGATCGAGGCCGCCGCCGAGAACGGCGAACCGGTCGAGGGCAACGTGATCGAGGTCGTCAAGGGCGGCCTGATCCTGGATCTCGGCATCCGCGGCTTCCTGCCGGCCTCGCTGGTTGACATCCGCCGGGTCCATGACCTGGACGAGTTCATGAGCCAGACCCTCGAGTGCAAGGTGATCGAGCTCAACCGCAGCCGCAACAACGTGGTGCTTTCCCGCCGGGCGGTCCTCGAGGAGGAGCGCAAGGAGGTTCGCAACCAGATCCTCGACAACCTCGAGCCCGGCCAGGTGGTCGAAGGCAAGATCTCGAACATCGTCGACTTCGGTGCCTTCGTCGATCTTCAGGGGATTGACGGCCTGATTCACATCTCCGAGCTCTCCTGGAGCCACGTCAACCATCCCTCCGAGGTGGTCGCGATCGGCGACACGGTCAAGATCAAGGTGCTCGACATCGACCGCGACCGCCAGCGGATCTCGCTCGGTCTCAAGCAGACCCAGGAAGATCCGTGGCAGCGGGTGGTCTCCACCTACCGTTCCGGCGACGTGCTCGAAGGTGTGGTCACCAAGGTGGTCTCCTTCGGTGCCTTCGTCGAGATCCTCGACGGGGTAGAGGGACTGGTCCACATCTCGGAGCTGGCGGATCATCACGTCGAGAACCCGAACGAGGTGGTCGAACTCGGCGCCACGATGAACGTGAAGATCCTCGAGATCGACGAGGAGCGCCGCCGGCTCTCGCTCTCGATCAAGCGGGTCGAAGGCCAGAACATGCTGCTCAAGGATCTCGGCGCCGCCCTGGCCGCCCACTCCGGCACCCCGGAGGAGCAGGCGGTCGAGGAGTTCGTGGCCGAACAGGCCTCGGTGACTGAGGAAACCGAGGAAGCAGCACTCGAAGCCGAGCCGGAGACCGAAGCCGAAGAGGTCGAGGTCCAGGCCGAAGCCGGAGTCGCGGAAGCCGACGCGGCCGCCGAAGAGGTTGAGGTCGAAGTCGCTGCCGAGGCAGAAACCGATGAGGCTGCCGAAGCCGGGGAGCCCGACTCTCCGGTGGAGGAAGAGGCCGAAGCCGAAGGGGACGGACAGTCCTGA